Genomic segment of Eremothecium sinecaudum strain ATCC 58844 chromosome VIII, complete sequence:
GGCCAATGACAAACCTAAACCATATAACATCGCGCCAATAAGAAGAAAACGTACATACTGGGTAGCTTGTGTAATGCGGAGCATCACAAAGATGTTAATCACCAGAACTCCTGCGTTCAATTTTTAATCCGATTATGCATTGACAAGGTTTGCTATTTTATGCGGTTAATGCAATGGATGAGAAACGAGTCGATATCGTTGCAATCATAAAGTTGTGCGAATCAACCTCCTTTTGCTACGACTGTCACTTTTTCTGAATCCTCGGTATTGGATGATGGCGATCCGCATAGGGCGTTTGTTAGAAGCGGTTCTCTATAGTCATATCGAGAATAGTTATCAGTTGAAGATGAGCTCGCGGAATAATATGGATAATTATGCAACACTCTTCCGTTTATTAGATCGTTTTTGTTATCCATTAGTTTACAGTTGTCACGGTTTTTAATACTGTTACTATCCTTGTTACTGAGACTGGAAGTATCCGAAGACAGTATATCATAAGAGTCACTTGAGAGACTCAGAGTAGGTTCCTTGGAGGTGGTGGTAGATTCCATACAAGTATCATAGTAATTGCTGCTGGAATTTGTGCTGGATTCATCTTTGTTTTTACTTTTTGAAGCATCAAAATGATACACATGTTTTAATGGCGATGTGTTGAAATAATCGGTTCCTTCAGAGAATGTACGACCAATAGATGGTCGCACAGATGAAGTGTTACCCGCGATAGGCGGAGATATtgttgattttgatttaaagtttaataaaaaatcaTAACTGAATGATTTCGTTAATGGCATAATCTTATGCCCTTTTCCAAACAACAAATTTGCAGTATTTCTCCCTTTTCGGGTTGGAACATCGCAATTGCTGAGGGATACTTTTCTCTTACTATTAGGCTTGTTGCTAGTTCTCATCTTTGCGGAAGGTGGCATACACATAGTTAAGCATCTTGCATTTATCTGGAAGTTCTCATAGTTGTTATTATCATAGTAAGTTTCACCGTTGACATCATAGCGGCAACATAGTGCCATCGTCACAGGACACCAGGTTTGTTTTGCATCATAATCACAATAGAGCAAACTTTTGACTTTCATGAAGTACTTGTAACTAGACAAATCAATTGTAAAATTAAATTCATCGACTTTAGGAGTAACTGTCCTTAGATACTGCGCAGAGACATAGTGGATATCTTTCCATTCATTGAAGGAAAACTTAACTTCGATAAATTTCTCAAAGTTAAGATTAGTAACATAGATCTGGCCCTTTATAGTGTGCATGTCAGTAAGAGATATTTTGCTGAGTTTAATGTTGTGGCCTTGCAAAAAATCCAACAACTGCTCCTGAAATGGTACATCAACATTGGAAGAATGAAAGGGAACAAGATTAGAGCTTTGCAATTCCCAATGACTGATCATTAACTGCTCAACACATCTAGTGCCCCCAACCGTTGATGAAATATCTTCGTCTGGGGTGTCAGCAGGTTCATTCGGCACAAAGTCATCCTCGACGTCACATTCATCCTCTGAAGAGTCGAATGATGAGTAGTCATCATCGGCATTCTCTACGTCTAATTGCTTTTCATCTGAGTCATCTGAGTCATAGTCCAAAGAAAACTTTGGAACACTCTTACTAGGTGGCATCCTGAATTTCATACGCCCAAATGAAGGAGTTCCAAACCAAAACTTATCTAAAACAGTTTCTCCCAGCTCCTCCAGCTGGTCCAAGGCAGCCATACCGGGAGAGCTCTCACTAGAAATGGAAATTGGCTCGCTGTTTAGATCGAAGCGCTTCACTTGCGCCAACTGCGGAGCAAAACGCACATTTTTATTCGAGCACAATGATGCAGAGTTACAGCTGGAATGAGAGTGAGAATTAGATGACAGTTTAAGGGACGACTTCAATTTTCGAATAGGAGTCCGGTGTCGCGGCCCGCCAGCGGCCCAAATAGAAATATCCTGATGCTGCTTACCAATAGGTGCCGAAGACGGCTCTGGAGGCCTCAAAAGGACCTGTAACCCATCTACTTCACCTGCTGCCCTAATTCGCGCTTCGTGCCCCTCCTCATTATCATCGGAGCTCGAGGGCGGATTATTATGTAACAAATCGTAGATATTGAGATCGCTAATGCATTTTGTGATACCATCTTCCACAGTTCTATTACTATTATGGAGACCTGCCCCACCTATAGATAGCTCTTCCAACTTGATAGTCTCTGCCGAATCATTATCCTGATGAATAAAAAACCTGTTAGGCTCCATCCAGCCTTACAAAACGAAtcaaaacaaaaaaaaaataatGTAAGCCTCcaaaaaaattaaaataaaatgatTTAAATCTACCAAGTAGCAATGGTACTAATAACAAATTAAACAATCCCACTCTAGCTTCACTTTGCAAAAAAACCCCTAGATATGCGTCAATAGCAATCTCTTTCTAAATAATTTTACACGGTAGGATCCTGATTCTCCTTCCCTAGTAGTATGTTTTTTTGGTAATACACCGctaaaatattttaaagcCGTCTTTTTATCCTATCCTATCCTTCCTCCCTTCCTGGCTCCCTTTCTTATCAACAATTTAGGAGAACAATAAAGCTACCGTTCTGTTCTAGAATCTTTCAGAAGTTGAATTTAAATCTTTCTGTTCATTTATATACTGTTGGCACCCTAATGATTAATGTGGATCctttttttttatattaCAATTACAGTAAGAAAATAGTATTTTTCTGAGACAGCCtaataattaaaaaaaGAGTTTTTTAAAAGATTAAAAGATAAAATATACTGTGCTCCATATGGAAATAAAACAGTATACCTATTCGGCGGTACAAATCGAGTTCCTAGTAGTTTAAAACACCATGTAAAAAGAACCCAACAAATTTACCTATTAAATGACTCTTACTAAGTATAATATTCTATTTATTTCTTTGTTCTTATCACTACATTGCCATAATTTGCGTACTTTTTGCTTTATATCACAAAGTTTTTTCTTCCGATTCTTATGTGCTGTAATCTACGTAAGAAGGCAATCGATAACCGCTGAGGCTGCTAAAGGGTACTACCAAGGGAATTCTTAACTTATCCGAAACTGTGGTTGCAATTATATGGTGGGAAGAGTTGCAGCGTTGCCATGGTTATGCGGCAGAGGCTGAAACCTTAGTTGGCATTACTACGGTGATAACGGTTTGCCTGTTCCCCTTGTTATTTTTGAGTGATTATTCTCCGGAGCGGTATCAAAAAACAGCGGAGATAACAGATTTGGTTTTGTTTCCTCTTTTGGAAATTTTTTTAGGCGGTGGACACACACGCTGACATAACCGGCAGTAGGCGACGGGCGGAATTACGCAATGCGACCACAAGTTCGTGTGGTCACGTGGTTCTTGAAAATTGAGATGCTGTAAGGTAAACTGAGATACAGCTGAAACATGAAAGTTTTCTGATCAGACAAAGAGCTAGCAGAGAGAAGAAAAGGATGTCTTTCGACGCTACTCGGGTGTACACTACGAGTGTATTGCAGGGCGAAGAGACTGGTGACCATGAGAACTCTGAAATCGTCAAGTCGTTTCGCAATTTCGTTTTGGAGTTTCGATTGGACGCGAACTTCGTATACCGTGACCAGCTGCGGAATAATCTGCTGGTGAGGAACTACTCGCTGACGGTTAACATGGAACACTTGATCGGATACAATGAGGAGCTGTATAAGCTGCTGCGTGAAGATCCTATCGAGCTAATTCCGTTGTTTGAGCAGGCCGTTACGCAGGTCGCTCGACGGATTGCGCTCTTAAGCCAAGGAGCTGGTGGAGAGAAAAACGACAGTGAGATGCTTGGGTTGAGCTTACAGTTAGGAGCTTTTCCCACATGTCAGCTAATTCTGCGATCTCATTCTTCTGAGACCCCCATTAGAAATCTGGACTCTCAGAATGTGTCAAAAATCGTGCGAATCAGTGGGATCATAATCTCGGCG
This window contains:
- the PIG1 gene encoding protein phosphatase regulator PIG1 (Syntenic homolog of Ashbya gossypii AGR275C; Syntenic homolog of Saccharomyces cerevisiae YOR178C (GAC1) and YLR273C (PIG1)), with product MEPNRFFIHQDNDSAETIKLEELSIGGAGLHNSNRTVEDGITKCISDLNIYDLLHNNPPSSSDDNEEGHEARIRAAGEVDGLQVLLRPPEPSSAPIGKQHQDISIWAAGGPRHRTPIRKLKSSLKLSSNSHSHSSCNSASLCSNKNVRFAPQLAQVKRFDLNSEPISISSESSPGMAALDQLEELGETVLDKFWFGTPSFGRMKFRMPPSKSVPKFSLDYDSDDSDEKQLDVENADDDYSSFDSSEDECDVEDDFVPNEPADTPDEDISSTVGGTRCVEQLMISHWELQSSNLVPFHSSNVDVPFQEQLLDFLQGHNIKLSKISLTDMHTIKGQIYVTNLNFEKFIEVKFSFNEWKDIHYVSAQYLRTVTPKVDEFNFTIDLSSYKYFMKVKSLLYCDYDAKQTWCPVTMALCCRYDVNGETYYDNNNYENFQINARCLTMCMPPSAKMRTSNKPNSKRKVSLSNCDVPTRKGRNTANLLFGKGHKIMPLTKSFSYDFLLNFKSKSTISPPIAGNTSSVRPSIGRTFSEGTDYFNTSPLKHVYHFDASKSKNKDESSTNSSSNYYDTCMESTTTSKEPTLSLSSDSYDILSSDTSSLSNKDSNSIKNRDNCKLMDNKNDLINGRVLHNYPYYSASSSSTDNYSRYDYREPLLTNALCGSPSSNTEDSEKVTVVAKGG